One window of the Branchiostoma lanceolatum isolate klBraLanc5 chromosome 3, klBraLanc5.hap2, whole genome shotgun sequence genome contains the following:
- the LOC136430344 gene encoding potassium channel subfamily K member 18-like, with product MSAKLEQTDVNESRFGAMNGRNIGRNNVAKLDTPVRAARPNAKARNGDVDGSIVGDRSLSLEDQRAFAVRQCLKPVLSHVGIVALLLVYCFVGAAIFQAIESPREIEEQQELIKSRDYVIEMLWNNSQAMDQENWTRLAVFEIGKFAHSLDTAFHHGVTPGAAEKWTYYGSLFFAATVVSTIGYGHHAPVTPAGRVVCILYALVGIPLYLFCVADMGLLLARAMTRLFSIVGYQLWRFERDRRNQKFKDHRGDSPSRESNTLSNTSANSNRTELTTCSPRDSPKLSTSEKEKTSSSSPLGKTTSIDSEEITPSGAQSSTSSGLPETKTESDRSKGETPASNDARSCRTAQSEKNRKGGAVLADQNMDVISLDDDVEELNSDIDNRHCAAEDANNTSQIKMSTLVSLNRGTQGIGLHPSLTQRSRDPRLTIFTGTPVGTEDMEGAAEEKNIRHRFAERKIDVPLSVVVLLFLLYNVLCALVIKQWEGWDFLTAFYFSFITLSTIGFGDVFPEHQKNLLGFSVMILFGMAVLTMCISLAQNQTYKTVQRSLAKFKALTKRTSKTEGDPEQVSHA from the exons ATGTCAGCAAAGCTCGAGCAAACTGATGTGAACGAGTCGCGATTCGGAGCCATGAACGGGCGGAATATCGGTAGAAACAACGTCGCCAAGTTGGACACACCTGTTCGGGCGGCCCGCCCAAACGCTAAAGCGCGAAATGGCGACGTGGACGGCAGTATAGTTGGTGACAGATCACTTTCACTGGAGGACCAACGCGCTTTTGCGGTTCGTCAGTGTCTTAAGCCTGTTTTAAGCCACGTGGGGATTGTGGCTCTTCTCCTGGTTTACTGCTTCGTGGGAGCCGCTATCTTCCAAGCGATCGAGTCCCCTCGAGAGATAGAGGAGCAACAAGAACTCATAAAATCCCGTGACTATGTCATCGAGATGCTTTGGAACAATAGCCAAGCAATGGACCAAGAAAACTGGACTCGGCTCGCAGTGTTCGAAATCGGAAAGTTCGCGCATTCGCTAGACACGGCCTTTCATCACGGGGTTACGCCAGGCGCTGCAGAAAAGTGGACCTACTATGGGTCCCTGTTCTTCGCCGCGACCGTGGTCTCGACGATAG GATACGGCCATCACGCCCCTGTGACGCCGGCTGGCCGGGTCGTCTGCATCCTGTACGCCCTGGTGGGCATCCCGCTCTACCTGTTCTGTGTGGCGGACATGGGTCTGCTGCTCGCCCGCGCAATGACAAGACTATTTTCCATTGTCGGATATCAGCTCTGGCGATTTGAGCGAGACAGAAGAAACCAGAAATTCAAAGACCATCGCGGGGATTCCCCATCAAGAGAGAGTAACACCTTGAGTAACACGTCCGCGAATAGCAATCGTACTGAGTTGACAACGTGCAGTCCAAGAGATTCACCTAAACTATCAACGTCAGAGAAAGAAAAGACAAGTTCATCCTCGCCGCTGGGGAAAACGACATCTATTGACAGTGAGGAAATCACACCGTCAGGGGCACAATCGTCCACAAGTAGCGGCCTTCCCGAGACAAAAACAGAATCTGACAGATCCAAAGGTGAAACTCCTGCGTCAAACGACGCCCGTAGCTGTCGGACAGcacaatcagaaaaaaacagaaaagggGGTGCCGTCTTGGCGGATCAAAACATGGACGTCATCTCCTTGGACGATGATGTTGAGGAACTTAATTCAGATATTGATAACAGGCATTGTGCGGCAGAAGACGCCAACAATACTTCCCAAATTAAGATGTCCACCTTAGTCAGTCTCAACAGGGGTACACAAGGTATAGGACTTCATCCCAGCTTGACACAGAGAAGTCGCGATCCCCGTCTCACCATTTTCACTGGCACCCCTGTAGGCACGGAGGATATGGAAGGGGCGGCGGAGGAAAAAAACATTCGGCACCGATTCGCAGAACGGAAAATCGACGTCCCCCTATCAGTGGTGGTACTCCTGTTCCTCCTCTACAACGTCCTCTGCGCGCTAGTTATCAAGCAGTGGGAGGGTTGGGACTTCCTAACGGCTTTCTACTTCTCATTCATCACTTTATCTACCATCGGGTTCGGCGATGTATTTCCTGAGCACCAAAAGAACCTACTCGGTTTCTCGGTGATGATTTTGTTTGGGATGGCGGTCTTGACCATGTGTATATCTCTCGCACAAAACCAGACTTACAAAACGGTTCAAAGGTCACTGGCGAAGTTCAAAGCCTTGACGAAGCGGACGTCAAAGACAGAGGGTGATCCGGAGCAGGTTTCACACGCGTAA
- the LOC136430343 gene encoding LRP2-binding protein-like: protein MEKQIPGEPLPSREPTIRSSFGGEQSADGKNLVEQVEAILQERIRNGDQHARFTLGQFYFEEGLYKEAIVQFERLKEKDWQAMYQLGVMYYDGLGTKENHKLACEYMRKVASSESQRAKHLIRAAQYNLGRAYFQGYGVAQSDTEAEKWWILSADDGNPEGSVRAMTMLGMFYSREDTKDLKKAFFWHSEACGAGSLESQGALGVMYEHGQGKRRDQTSAFECLKEASERGSVYAMGNLVAHYYNRKLYTKAADLAAKVSQYQPEDVQTIAAHTDCIPGFIAKGIAMACFLYARCLHMGHGVRQNKEEAKTYYSKAFTFDPDMTAMLQNQMTHGRI, encoded by the exons ATGGAGAAGCAGATCCCAGGTGAGCCCCTCCCCTCCAGGGAGCCCACCATCAGGAGCAGTTTTGGAGGGGAGCAGTCCGCTGATGGGAAGAACTTGGTGGAACAGGTGGAGGCCATCTTACAGGAAAGGATCCGAAACGGGGACCAACATGCCAGGTTCACGCTCGGGCAGTTCTACTTTGAAGAG GGCTTGTACAAGGAAGCTATCGTCCAGTTTGAGAGGCTGAAAGAGAAGGATTGGCAGGCCATGTACCAGCTGGGAGTCATGTACTATGATGGGCTGGGCACAAAGGAGAACCAT AAACTTGCATGTGAGTACATGAGGAAAGTTGCTTCATCTGAGAGTCAGCGTGCTAAACACCTTATTAGAGCGGCCCAGTACAATTTGGGGAGGGCATATTTTCAG GGTTACGGCGTGGCTCAGTCGGACACCGAGGCGGAGAAGTGGTGGATCCTGTCAGCAGACGATGGGAACCCTGAGGGCAGTGTGCGGGCCATGACCATGCTGGGCATGTTCTACTCCAGAGAGGACACTAAAGATCTCAAGAAG GCATTCTTCTGGCATTCAGAAGCCTGCGGAGCCGGCAGTTTGGAATCACAGG GTGCCTTGGGTGTCATGTATGAACATGGCCAGGGGAAAAGAAGGGACCAGACCTCAGCCTTCGAGTGTTTGAAGGAGGCATCAGAGAGGGGCAGTGTGTATGCCATGGGCAACCTGGTCGCACACTACTACAACAGGAAACTCTACACCAAGGCTGCAGACCTGGCAGCAAA GGTATCTCAGTACCAACCAGAAGATGTGCAGACAATAGCAGCCCACACCGACTGTATCCCAGGGTTCATTGCAAAAGGCATCGCCATGGCATGCTTCTTGTATGCACGCTGTCTGCATATGGGACACGGGGTCCGACAAAATAAGGAGGAGGCAAAAACATACTACTCCAAG gccttcacctttgaccctgaCATGACAGCCATGCTTCAGAACCAGATGACTCATGGCAGGATCTGA
- the LOC136429283 gene encoding TWiK family of potassium channels protein 7-like — protein MTTLEVQQVDRSRGGQLNRPAIRDKRSTPSNNDGGHDPTLPAVDRKKDSESVIQPDERRTRVMRTRKNISWTKRNVRVVWSHVKWTLINIGYLGFGAMMFAALEVPPADVSYRAHRQVLLDALGMNASNSSDFEEWEKAVSVEFLRHQDIVLNARLAMVYGTNTTNSRYLAEPARAFFLAFVVVTTIGYGHSTPRTPGGRVFLIFYAMFGIPLMMTWVSDVGAKLDSLLRYLVGKMSRCRSKKESEVDSVPSWVTIFLLAAFLLLDAAGLSAFENWDLLDSIYYSYITVTSIGFGDFVPSNQLNVVLALPHLMVGLALASMLNGLTGQTIMWLSANFAQWARVMVGKPCPCCGLTNAKALRPEDIVMVRRLALRWRRRCRESAVRQRRTRAQLLPVTVVWDDISDPHAPQD, from the exons ATGACGACTCTAGAAGTACAACAGGTTGACCGCTCGCGAGGAGGACAACTTAATCGTCCCGCTATTCGTGACAAACGGAGCACACCGTCGAACAATGATGGCGGCCATGACCCCACTCTACCGGCTGTAGATCGGAAAAAGGACAGTGAGTCTGTCATTCAGCCAGACGAAAGGAGGACTCGGGTGATGAGGACGAGAAAGAACATAAGTTGGACGAAGAGAAACGTCCGAGTCGTCTGGTCACATGTGAAGTGGACGCTCATTAACATAGGATATCTAGGATTTGGTGCCATGATGTTTGCAGCCTTGGAAGTTCCTCCG GCGGACGTCAGTTACCGTGCGCACCGACAGGTTCTCCTTGATGCCCTCGGTATGAACGCATCTAACAGTTCCGATTTTGAGGAGTGGGAGAAAGCGGTTTCTGTGGAGTTCTTGAGACACCAGGACATCGTGTTGAACGCCAGGCTGGCCATGGTGTACGGGACGAACACCACCAACAGTCGGTACCTCGCAGAACCAGCCAGGGCCTTCTTCTTAGCGTTTGTGGTCGTCACAACTATTG GGTACGGCCACTCCACGCCCAGGACCCCCGGGGGACGGGTGTTCCTGATCTTCTACGCCATGTTCGGCATCCCGCTGATGATGACGTGGGTGAGTGACGTAGGAGCTAAGCTGGACAGCCTTCTGCGGTACCTCGTCGGGAAAATGTCACGGTGTCGTTCCAAGAAGGAGTCGGAAGTCGACAG CGTGCCATCCTGGGTCACCATCTTCctcctggcggctttccttCTCCTGGATGCCGCCGGGTTATCCGCCTTTGAAAATTGGGACTTACTTGACAGCATTTACTACTCATACATTACAGTCACTTCAATAG GATTTGGAGATTTTGTGCCGTCCAACCAGCTGAACGTGGTCCTGGCGCTGCCGCACTTGATGGTCGGGCTGGCGCTGGCCTCCATGCTGAACGGGCTCACGGGACAGACG ATAATGTGGCTCAGTGCAAACTTTGCACAGTGGGCACGAGTGATGGTCGGGAAGCCGTGTCCTTGCTGCGGGCTGACCAACGCCAAGGCTCTCCGGCCTGAGGACATCGTGATGGTCAGACGGCTGGCCCTGAGGTGGCGGCGCCGGTGCCGGGAGTCGGCCGTCAGACAGAGACGGACGCGCGCACAGCTCCTACCGGTCACGGTGGTGTGGGACGACATCAGCGATCCACACGCACCGCAGGATTGA